The following proteins are encoded in a genomic region of Sorangiineae bacterium MSr12523:
- a CDS encoding NAD(P)-dependent oxidoreductase, with protein MILVTGGTGLVGSFAVQELERRGHAVRVLRRPEGDLGNPESLTRAARDVDGIVHAACTVTTPAVDVTAMETLLANWQRGPFVFISTLDVYGYAGPGPITEETQPGEPLNAYSRGKIACEGLLIEAAARAGRTDYVILRAPYIWGPHPTARKRLLGRRLEAGLPIVLPGTSPEEWMDYRDAWIDVRDFATIVAECTMRPTGGPLNVLAGHFAWHDLHMELIALTGSRSRVVHKPLEEITDEELPDKRLYAQTWRFGAERLERHLGTIPRRPFETTVGETILGVPNNPK; from the coding sequence ATGATTCTCGTTACAGGAGGCACGGGGCTCGTCGGATCGTTCGCGGTGCAGGAACTCGAGCGGCGCGGACACGCCGTGCGCGTTCTGCGCCGGCCGGAAGGAGATCTGGGCAACCCCGAGAGCCTGACCCGAGCTGCACGCGACGTCGATGGCATCGTCCATGCCGCATGCACGGTGACGACGCCCGCCGTCGACGTCACGGCCATGGAGACGTTGCTGGCGAACTGGCAGCGAGGGCCATTCGTCTTCATCAGCACCCTCGACGTCTATGGATACGCGGGCCCCGGCCCCATCACGGAAGAGACCCAGCCCGGCGAGCCGCTCAACGCGTACAGCCGCGGCAAAATCGCCTGCGAGGGCCTCCTCATCGAAGCCGCCGCGCGCGCGGGCCGCACGGATTACGTCATTTTGCGCGCACCGTACATCTGGGGACCGCACCCCACGGCACGCAAACGGCTCCTGGGGCGACGCCTCGAGGCGGGGCTCCCCATCGTCCTGCCGGGCACCTCGCCCGAGGAATGGATGGACTACCGCGATGCCTGGATCGACGTCCGCGACTTCGCCACCATCGTCGCAGAATGCACGATGCGCCCGACGGGCGGCCCGCTCAATGTGCTTGCGGGCCACTTCGCGTGGCACGATCTTCATATGGAGCTCATTGCACTGACCGGGAGTCGTAGCCGTGTGGTCCACAAGCCCCTCGAGGAGATCACCGACGAGGAGCTACCCGACAAGCGCCTTTATGCTCAGACATGGCGCTTTGGCGCCGAACGTCTCGAACGCCACCTCGGAACGATTCCGCGGCGACCTTTCGAGACCACGGTGGGCGAAACGATTCTGGGCGTGCCAAATAATCCGAAATAA
- a CDS encoding EamA family transporter, translating into MSAFFPLAIVVVAGVVYHVAQKASGAVSPWPMLAIAYGAAFAVAIVMLFARGGDARLPAARDCMAGLALGLAAFGIEAGFFFVYRSGWPLASAQVIANLSVTAILAITGIMVFGEHLTAGRAAGLALAAGGATLIARG; encoded by the coding sequence ATGTCTGCCTTTTTCCCGCTGGCGATTGTCGTCGTCGCCGGCGTCGTTTATCACGTCGCCCAAAAGGCTTCGGGCGCGGTCAGCCCTTGGCCGATGCTCGCCATTGCCTACGGTGCGGCCTTCGCCGTGGCCATCGTCATGCTGTTCGCACGCGGCGGCGATGCACGCTTGCCGGCGGCGCGCGATTGCATGGCCGGGCTGGCGCTGGGACTCGCGGCCTTCGGCATCGAGGCGGGCTTCTTCTTCGTTTACCGTTCCGGCTGGCCGCTCGCCAGTGCCCAGGTGATTGCCAATCTATCGGTGACCGCCATCCTCGCCATCACCGGCATCATGGTCTTCGGCGAGCACCTGACCGCCGGCCGTGCCGCGGGGCTCGCCCTCGCCGCCGGCGGCGCTACACTCATCGCACGCGGCTAA
- a CDS encoding LysR family transcriptional regulator: MDPLSQDQLQAFAAVARAGSFTRAAGVLHLSQPALSRRITALEERLETTLLVRGRAGAVLTEAGQRLLDFVEAQRALEEELVGDLAPSPTSYRGVVRIAGVSSLVPPVVLPALAPFLREHPAVQVEIHRELDRQVINAVVAGRIDFGISQNDSNMPSIVDVHLGDEEFVMVESRIHRVRRDVFLDVSPSDPTTELFLAAQPAHVRPRGRLTRSFLFDEPGILLGVELGLGRAVKPRHTVPRTASVRVDLNFVPQRKPVFLHYRRQGYYGRLHQAIRGLIEASVRERLAPTRENRKRGKR; encoded by the coding sequence ATGGATCCCCTGTCCCAGGACCAGCTCCAGGCTTTCGCCGCCGTGGCCCGCGCCGGCAGCTTCACGCGCGCGGCGGGGGTGCTGCATTTGAGCCAGCCTGCATTGTCGCGCCGAATCACCGCCCTCGAGGAGCGCCTGGAGACCACGTTGCTCGTGCGCGGTCGCGCGGGGGCGGTGCTCACGGAGGCCGGGCAGCGGCTCTTGGACTTCGTCGAGGCGCAGCGTGCCCTGGAGGAGGAGCTCGTGGGCGATCTCGCGCCCTCGCCCACCTCGTACCGTGGCGTGGTGCGCATCGCTGGTGTATCGTCGCTGGTTCCACCGGTGGTGCTTCCCGCGCTGGCGCCGTTTCTGCGCGAGCACCCTGCCGTGCAGGTGGAGATCCACCGCGAGCTCGATCGGCAGGTCATCAATGCCGTCGTGGCCGGCCGGATCGACTTCGGCATTTCGCAGAATGACTCGAACATGCCCAGCATCGTGGACGTGCATCTCGGCGACGAAGAATTCGTCATGGTGGAGAGCCGCATCCACCGGGTGCGGCGTGATGTATTTCTCGACGTCAGCCCCAGCGACCCCACGACCGAGTTGTTCCTCGCCGCGCAGCCCGCGCACGTGAGGCCGCGCGGCCGTTTGACCCGTTCCTTCCTCTTCGACGAGCCTGGGATCCTGCTCGGGGTGGAGCTGGGGCTCGGCCGCGCCGTCAAGCCACGCCACACCGTGCCGCGTACCGCGTCGGTCCGGGTGGACCTGAACTTCGTTCCGCAGCGCAAACCGGTCTTTCTGCACTACCGGCGCCAGGGCTACTATGGGCGCCTGCATCAGGCCATTCGCGGTCTCATCGAGGCGTCCGTGCGCGAGCGCCTGGCGCCTACGCGAGAGAACCGCAAAAGGGGGAAACGATGA
- a CDS encoding GFA family protein, protein MKGSCLCGTVAFESDGPAADFVLDHCSRCRKSTGSAFFAELVVPLAGFQWVRGESAIRVYEAPVRETPPGYQRAFCTQCGSPVPMIHSAHGLVSIPAGSLDDDPGVRPQRHIFVDAKAPWFSIEDSLPKFGRK, encoded by the coding sequence ATGAAGGGCTCTTGTCTGTGTGGCACCGTGGCCTTCGAATCGGACGGACCGGCGGCCGACTTCGTGCTCGATCATTGTTCGCGTTGCCGCAAATCGACCGGCTCCGCGTTCTTTGCCGAGCTCGTCGTCCCCCTCGCGGGGTTCCAATGGGTGCGGGGCGAATCTGCAATCCGTGTTTACGAGGCGCCCGTGCGCGAGACCCCACCGGGGTACCAAAGGGCATTCTGCACCCAATGCGGAAGCCCCGTTCCCATGATCCATTCGGCGCATGGTCTCGTCTCGATCCCGGCCGGGAGCCTCGATGACGATCCCGGCGTACGTCCCCAGCGCCATATCTTCGTCGATGCGAAGGCACCCTGGTTTTCCATCGAGGACAGCCTGCCCAAGTTCGGCCGAAAGTGA
- a CDS encoding ester cyclase, with protein sequence MIRPTLVLLASLGTSCAPSAIAHNRDIGRRYFEEVWNQGKVDVLDELLTRDYVNHTPSVPNPPPGPEGLKPIVQAIRRGFPDLHYRIEDMVVTEDRIVLRTIVSGTNTGELFGAPPTGQRVQVNQMNIEHIRNGRIAEHWRVTDELAMQQQLARR encoded by the coding sequence ATGATCAGGCCGACGCTCGTTCTTCTGGCATCCTTGGGCACAAGCTGCGCGCCGAGCGCCATTGCACACAACCGCGACATCGGTAGAAGATATTTCGAAGAAGTCTGGAATCAGGGCAAGGTCGACGTACTCGACGAGCTTTTGACGCGCGATTACGTGAACCACACACCGAGTGTGCCCAATCCTCCTCCCGGGCCCGAGGGCCTCAAGCCCATCGTGCAGGCCATTCGTCGGGGCTTTCCCGACCTTCATTACCGAATCGAGGACATGGTGGTCACCGAAGACCGCATCGTTCTACGGACGATTGTGTCCGGTACGAACACCGGCGAATTGTTCGGCGCGCCGCCCACGGGCCAGCGCGTTCAGGTCAATCAAATGAATATCGAACACATTCGCAATGGTCGAATCGCCGAACATTGGCGGGTGACCGACGAGCTTGCAATGCAGCAACAGCTCGCCCGGCGATGA
- a CDS encoding carbohydrate-binding protein has translation MAALGCSSRDSDDAPNQDALAASYSAGSTIQAEAYSSKSDPNPKLENNDTTIGFFDGGTWLCFNDVDMTGVTGLDLQMAAANTGGIFSVRLDSGTGAEIGRYTVSTSTGGWGTWQTRTMSLSAASGVHTLCLRGESGAGILNLDWIKLNGTRGSSPVGATVPFVSYEAEAGRLGGGAAVVSLTSAPKTRYSSPELESSGHAYVRLNATNQYVEWTNDTGKNINFINVRASIPDSSDGKGQTATLDLYVNGTFRQALTLSSKQTWGYEGTADSQYNNESQRPSDGNPRTFFDDVHAFITGAAVPPGATIRLQKSSSNAAAFYYIDVVDLESPPPALGQPSNSLSIQSDCGAVANDASKDNSNAIQNCINRAKSEGKSLWIPPGTFFVKTQGGLNANGITIQGAGMWYSTIYRNRNLPNVDGSGNPQPLGAIFNLTSCTVRNFALDSNAASRAQIDAAGGGMDTTGTNWLAEGIWTQHTMSGFWASGTGGTVRNSRLTSIWADGININNVSNGGTVGKDLTVQNNFVRGTGDDAIAINSVDWNDIGGTRVHYTAMSNAKVLDNTSIAPWGGKGVAIYGGGGHEVKNNYMSDTARYIGLGVGKFGANGSNLTSATVSGNTVVRCGGNAYVQNQPALHIGYGGDGHETGRIENATVTGNTIVDALYNGVAFSESFGTLFQSNRIEHPGLDGIVVSPNFYPAPNGSAQIQDNTVVRLDSGRVAYRNASKGFIVSLGTNRW, from the coding sequence ATGGCGGCCCTTGGATGCAGCTCTCGCGACAGCGATGATGCGCCCAACCAGGATGCCCTCGCGGCGTCCTATTCTGCGGGAAGTACCATTCAGGCGGAGGCTTATTCGAGCAAATCGGACCCGAATCCGAAGCTCGAAAACAACGATACGACGATTGGATTTTTCGACGGTGGCACCTGGCTCTGTTTCAACGACGTGGACATGACCGGTGTGACCGGTCTCGACCTCCAAATGGCCGCTGCCAATACCGGCGGCATTTTTTCCGTCAGGCTCGATAGCGGCACGGGAGCGGAAATTGGCCGCTACACGGTTTCGACGTCGACGGGGGGCTGGGGCACTTGGCAAACGCGCACCATGTCTTTGTCTGCCGCGTCGGGGGTGCACACGCTTTGTTTGCGCGGAGAATCCGGGGCCGGAATTCTGAATCTCGATTGGATCAAATTGAATGGCACCCGCGGCTCGAGCCCGGTCGGAGCCACGGTCCCATTCGTCAGTTACGAGGCGGAGGCGGGGCGGCTTGGCGGCGGTGCCGCGGTCGTTTCGCTCACCTCCGCGCCGAAGACGCGGTATTCGAGCCCCGAGCTCGAGTCTTCCGGGCACGCGTATGTCCGGCTGAATGCCACCAATCAATACGTCGAGTGGACGAACGATACGGGCAAGAACATCAACTTCATCAATGTTCGTGCGTCCATTCCGGACTCTTCCGATGGCAAAGGTCAGACGGCCACCTTGGACCTTTACGTCAATGGCACCTTCCGGCAGGCGCTCACCCTCAGCTCGAAGCAGACGTGGGGCTACGAGGGCACCGCGGATAGCCAATACAACAACGAATCCCAGAGGCCCAGCGATGGCAATCCGCGCACGTTCTTCGATGACGTGCACGCCTTCATCACCGGTGCCGCGGTGCCGCCGGGCGCCACCATTCGCCTACAAAAGAGCTCCTCCAACGCAGCCGCGTTCTACTACATCGACGTCGTCGATCTGGAGTCGCCGCCCCCGGCCCTGGGGCAACCGAGCAATTCGCTCTCCATTCAGTCCGATTGCGGCGCCGTGGCAAACGATGCCAGCAAGGACAACTCCAACGCGATTCAGAACTGCATCAACCGCGCGAAGTCCGAGGGCAAGTCCCTATGGATTCCGCCGGGCACCTTTTTCGTGAAAACCCAAGGCGGCCTCAATGCCAATGGCATCACCATCCAAGGTGCTGGCATGTGGTACAGCACCATCTACCGCAACAGGAACCTGCCCAACGTGGATGGCTCGGGGAACCCGCAGCCGCTGGGCGCGATCTTCAATTTGACGTCGTGCACCGTGCGCAACTTCGCGCTCGATTCCAATGCGGCAAGCCGCGCCCAAATCGATGCGGCCGGCGGCGGAATGGATACGACGGGCACCAATTGGCTGGCGGAGGGCATCTGGACCCAGCACACCATGTCCGGCTTCTGGGCCTCGGGTACCGGGGGTACGGTGCGCAACTCGCGCCTGACGAGCATTTGGGCCGATGGGATCAACATCAACAACGTGAGCAACGGCGGCACGGTTGGCAAAGACCTCACCGTGCAAAACAACTTCGTCCGCGGCACGGGCGACGATGCCATCGCCATCAACTCGGTCGATTGGAACGACATTGGCGGTACCCGCGTCCATTACACGGCGATGTCCAATGCCAAAGTTCTCGACAATACATCGATTGCACCGTGGGGCGGAAAGGGCGTGGCCATTTACGGCGGCGGCGGGCACGAGGTGAAGAACAATTACATGAGCGACACGGCCCGTTACATCGGCCTGGGCGTCGGCAAGTTCGGCGCGAATGGGTCGAACCTCACGTCGGCCACAGTGAGTGGAAACACCGTGGTGCGGTGCGGCGGCAACGCGTACGTGCAGAATCAACCGGCCTTGCACATCGGCTACGGCGGCGACGGACACGAGACGGGCAGGATTGAAAACGCCACGGTCACCGGCAACACCATCGTCGATGCCCTCTACAATGGCGTCGCCTTCTCCGAGAGCTTCGGCACCTTGTTTCAGAGCAATCGCATCGAGCACCCCGGGCTCGATGGAATCGTCGTCTCGCCCAACTTTTACCCGGCGCCGAACGGTTCGGCACAAATCCAAGACAATACCGTGGTGAGGCTCGATTCCGGAAGGGTCGCGTATCGCAATGCCTCCAAAGGCTTCATCGTGAGCCTGGGCACCAATCGTTGGTAG
- a CDS encoding oligopeptide transporter, OPT family translates to MSAGPTTDPRVELTWRGVIIGVVITVVFTAANVFFGLKAGLTFATSIPAAVISMAILRYFKSSTIQENNVVQTIASAAGTLSSIIFVLPGMIMVGWWTGFPFWTSFAICALGGILGVMYSIPLRRALVTNSDLPYPEGIACAEVLKVGSGEGDTQSEEGRAGLLAVLWGSITSAVYAVVTATQVLASDVVSFFRVGAKGVTGFDVNLSFALFAIGHLCGISVGVAMLTGAIIGWGWGVPHYSSLSDAAGSVAELAQFTWSRKVRFVGAGTIGVSAIWTLAKLVKPVISGLASAMAASRVRKAGKADTLPRTEQDIPIGIVGLITLGCFVPVGALLGYFGNSAGLGDHLATLAIGGVAYVVLMGFFVSTVCGYMAGLIGSSNSPLSGVGILVVIGASLLLVLGVKPYVSPEAGKAMVAFALFTTSVIFNVAAIANNNLQDLKTGELVEATPWKQQVALVIGVVAGAAVIPPVLDLLNHAYGFTGAPNVDPARALPAPQAGLISALARGVIQGDIDWSLIRVGIGIGVVVIAFDALLGKRKDGIRMPPLAVGLGIYLPTASTLMVVIGTFVGYYFDKRADRGPNAESTKQLGVLLASGLIVGESIIGVIIAALVAFSGKPAPLSLVGPGFADAAIWIGGIAFAAVVFVLYRWVAGLANASARR, encoded by the coding sequence GTGAGCGCAGGGCCTACCACGGATCCGCGCGTCGAATTGACCTGGCGCGGGGTCATCATCGGCGTCGTCATCACCGTCGTCTTCACCGCCGCCAACGTGTTCTTCGGCTTGAAGGCCGGTCTGACGTTCGCCACGTCGATCCCCGCCGCGGTCATCTCGATGGCCATTTTGCGGTACTTCAAGTCGTCGACCATCCAGGAAAACAACGTCGTTCAGACGATTGCCTCGGCGGCCGGTACGCTGTCGTCCATCATCTTCGTGCTGCCCGGCATGATCATGGTCGGCTGGTGGACGGGCTTCCCGTTCTGGACATCGTTCGCCATCTGCGCGTTGGGCGGCATCCTCGGCGTCATGTACTCCATCCCGCTTCGCCGGGCGCTGGTGACCAACTCCGATCTGCCCTATCCCGAAGGCATCGCCTGCGCCGAGGTGCTCAAGGTGGGCAGCGGCGAGGGGGACACGCAAAGTGAGGAGGGCAGGGCAGGCCTGCTCGCGGTCCTTTGGGGATCCATCACGTCGGCGGTCTACGCCGTGGTGACCGCCACCCAAGTGCTGGCCAGCGATGTGGTGAGCTTCTTCCGCGTGGGCGCCAAAGGGGTCACCGGCTTCGACGTCAATTTGTCCTTCGCGCTGTTCGCCATCGGGCACTTGTGCGGCATCTCGGTGGGGGTCGCCATGCTGACGGGCGCCATCATCGGTTGGGGATGGGGCGTGCCGCACTATTCCTCGCTCTCGGATGCGGCGGGCTCGGTGGCCGAGCTGGCGCAGTTCACCTGGAGCCGCAAGGTGCGCTTCGTGGGCGCGGGCACCATTGGCGTGTCGGCCATTTGGACCTTGGCCAAATTGGTGAAGCCCGTGATCAGCGGCTTGGCCTCCGCCATGGCCGCCTCGCGCGTGCGCAAGGCCGGAAAGGCCGACACCCTCCCGCGCACCGAGCAGGACATCCCCATTGGCATCGTGGGGCTCATCACCCTGGGCTGCTTCGTCCCGGTGGGGGCGCTCCTCGGTTACTTCGGCAACAGCGCCGGCCTGGGCGATCACCTGGCGACCCTGGCCATCGGCGGCGTGGCGTACGTCGTCCTGATGGGCTTTTTCGTCTCCACGGTGTGCGGCTACATGGCCGGCCTCATTGGCTCGTCGAACAGCCCCCTCTCGGGCGTCGGCATTCTCGTGGTGATTGGGGCGTCCCTGCTGCTCGTGCTCGGGGTGAAGCCTTACGTGTCGCCCGAGGCGGGCAAGGCGATGGTGGCCTTCGCGCTCTTCACGACGTCGGTGATCTTCAACGTGGCGGCGATCGCGAACAACAACTTGCAGGACCTGAAGACGGGCGAGTTGGTCGAGGCGACGCCTTGGAAGCAGCAAGTGGCGCTGGTCATCGGCGTGGTGGCCGGAGCGGCCGTCATTCCGCCGGTGCTCGATCTGTTGAACCATGCCTACGGCTTCACCGGCGCACCGAACGTCGATCCGGCGCGCGCGTTGCCGGCACCGCAGGCGGGCCTCATCTCCGCCCTCGCACGCGGCGTCATCCAGGGCGACATCGACTGGAGCCTGATCCGCGTGGGCATCGGCATTGGCGTGGTGGTGATCGCCTTCGATGCGCTGCTCGGTAAGAGGAAAGACGGCATTCGTATGCCGCCGCTCGCCGTGGGGTTGGGCATCTACCTGCCGACGGCGAGCACGTTGATGGTCGTGATTGGCACCTTCGTCGGCTACTACTTCGACAAGCGCGCCGACCGCGGACCGAACGCCGAGTCCACGAAGCAGCTCGGCGTGCTCCTCGCATCGGGCCTCATCGTCGGCGAGAGCATCATCGGTGTGATCATCGCCGCCCTCGTGGCCTTCTCCGGCAAACCCGCGCCTCTGTCGCTGGTCGGCCCCGGCTTTGCGGATGCGGCCATTTGGATCGGCGGCATCGCCTTCGCGGCCGTCGTCTTCGTGTTGTACCGATGGGTGGCCGGCCTCGCCAACGCATCGGCGCGACGCTGA
- a CDS encoding serine/threonine-protein kinase: MGEDRSSFDADAAREQPTVTLGEPVAVGSSVEQLASGTVVGRYVIVRALGRGGMGAVMLAYDLELARDVALKILHTKVASEQARLRMMREARAMARLSHPNIVAIYDVGTHDGNIYLAMEYIEGDTLQTWLKTPHSRREVLSVMKQAGRGLRAAHEAGIVHRDFKPANVLIAKDGRVRVLDFGIARTDGSYASHESVPAPSGPNLAPSGEPETSPSSTGMAVGASSVSEPASDDKLTQEGHILGTVGYLAPEAIALAGSKMDARSDVFSFCVTLWRALYGVSPFRSESLDDYLLAVHTSSLRRPPGKGVPTWLHDVVRKGLHPDPSQRFGSMDELLRALDANPWRARVAGSLVVLAAIAAVLGTLQHRRSLRVACEEEGAALATHWGDVQRQQIRDAVVAAGGPAAQDRTDRVLRALDRHALDWRREQQSSCEATRLAKTQTPAVHERRSACLASARGQFDVIVEVLGQPEPTFHERAIDLVGALSPPHLCRGREVDHAFVPLPIDPVARAKSIEARRLTVRARVFGEAGRWDDALSAARHAKDLSHEAGVVADEADALLTEAKVHNLMFHPALAFSAAREAFMSAERSGADRIAGRAAAELAFVLSAAYTRFDEARGWLDVARAKHARLEGDEALELRILNIGSVLAARSNDPVHALEDNALYIERLAARFGNQSPPVCMARHNRSLEFLVARDPKASIASALETIACYAAATGPHDPWLGNTYAALTEGLTRVGKLDDARAAAQRGLELRASQGHNDSVQGELYEHLAIVNELEERFPEAETFARRALGIAEDQGGFVGENIPTMLFVVGAARLAQGDARDARVHCTRGVRLLEEAHRLRPDWTYEGDVLRCLGEAEFALGNVLVARKHLEQSLTLPLRWHDDDLPRARFALARALAVPPNPDHPRAKQLATQARDELRTALPARPWLQPVVERIERWLAAP; encoded by the coding sequence ATGGGGGAGGACAGGAGCAGCTTCGACGCGGATGCGGCGCGTGAGCAGCCGACCGTAACGCTCGGAGAGCCGGTGGCGGTGGGCTCATCGGTCGAGCAACTCGCGTCGGGGACCGTCGTCGGGCGGTACGTGATCGTCCGGGCGCTGGGTCGCGGGGGCATGGGCGCCGTGATGCTGGCGTACGACCTCGAGCTCGCGCGCGATGTCGCGCTGAAGATCCTCCATACCAAAGTCGCGTCGGAGCAGGCGCGTCTGCGCATGATGCGCGAGGCGCGTGCGATGGCGCGGCTCTCGCACCCCAACATCGTGGCCATTTACGACGTAGGGACGCACGACGGAAACATCTATCTCGCGATGGAGTACATCGAGGGCGACACGCTGCAAACGTGGTTGAAAACGCCCCACTCCCGCCGCGAGGTGCTGTCGGTGATGAAGCAGGCCGGCCGTGGCTTGCGCGCGGCGCACGAAGCCGGAATCGTGCACCGCGATTTCAAACCGGCCAATGTCCTCATCGCAAAAGATGGCCGTGTGCGCGTGCTGGACTTCGGCATCGCACGCACCGACGGCTCCTATGCATCGCACGAGTCCGTGCCCGCGCCGTCGGGCCCGAACTTGGCGCCGTCGGGAGAGCCGGAAACATCGCCCTCGTCGACGGGGATGGCCGTCGGCGCATCGTCCGTGTCGGAGCCTGCGAGCGACGACAAACTGACCCAGGAGGGGCACATCCTCGGCACGGTGGGCTATCTCGCGCCGGAGGCCATCGCCCTGGCCGGCAGCAAGATGGATGCGCGCAGCGACGTGTTCAGCTTTTGCGTGACCTTGTGGCGTGCGCTCTACGGCGTCAGCCCTTTTCGGAGCGAATCGCTCGACGATTACTTGCTGGCCGTCCACACCTCGTCGCTCAGGCGCCCGCCGGGAAAGGGCGTTCCCACGTGGTTGCACGACGTCGTGCGAAAGGGATTGCACCCCGATCCCTCGCAGCGATTCGGCAGCATGGACGAGCTTCTGCGCGCGCTCGATGCCAACCCGTGGCGTGCGCGCGTGGCCGGATCCCTCGTGGTGCTCGCTGCGATAGCCGCCGTCCTCGGAACGCTGCAGCATCGACGATCGCTGCGGGTTGCCTGCGAAGAAGAGGGCGCGGCCCTGGCGACGCATTGGGGCGATGTGCAGCGCCAACAGATACGCGACGCGGTGGTTGCGGCGGGTGGCCCTGCAGCGCAGGATCGCACGGATCGCGTGCTGCGGGCCCTCGACCGGCACGCGCTGGACTGGCGGCGCGAGCAACAGTCGTCGTGCGAGGCGACGCGTCTCGCCAAGACGCAGACGCCCGCCGTGCACGAAAGGCGCAGCGCATGCCTCGCGAGCGCACGCGGGCAGTTCGACGTCATCGTCGAGGTGCTCGGCCAGCCCGAGCCCACCTTCCACGAGCGCGCCATCGATCTGGTGGGCGCGCTCTCGCCACCGCATTTGTGCCGGGGTCGCGAGGTCGATCATGCGTTCGTGCCGCTGCCGATCGATCCCGTGGCGCGAGCGAAAAGCATCGAGGCCCGGCGGTTGACGGTGCGCGCCCGTGTGTTCGGCGAGGCGGGTCGCTGGGACGACGCCCTTTCTGCCGCTCGCCACGCGAAAGACCTCTCGCACGAGGCCGGCGTGGTCGCCGACGAGGCAGACGCACTCCTCACCGAGGCAAAGGTGCACAACCTCATGTTCCACCCGGCGCTGGCGTTTTCGGCGGCTCGGGAAGCATTCATGAGCGCGGAACGAAGTGGCGCCGACCGCATCGCGGGCCGAGCGGCCGCCGAGCTGGCCTTCGTCTTGAGCGCGGCCTACACACGCTTCGACGAGGCGCGCGGTTGGCTCGACGTCGCGCGCGCCAAGCACGCTCGCCTGGAAGGCGACGAGGCCCTCGAGCTGCGCATCCTCAACATCGGGAGCGTGCTGGCCGCGCGATCGAACGATCCCGTGCATGCTCTCGAAGACAACGCGCTCTACATCGAGCGCCTTGCGGCCCGCTTCGGGAACCAGTCTCCGCCCGTCTGCATGGCGCGGCACAATCGGTCCCTCGAGTTTCTCGTGGCACGCGATCCGAAGGCCAGCATCGCCAGCGCGCTCGAGACCATTGCATGCTACGCGGCTGCAACGGGGCCGCACGATCCGTGGCTTGGAAATACGTATGCCGCCTTGACCGAAGGGCTTACGCGCGTGGGCAAGCTCGACGACGCGAGGGCCGCGGCCCAGCGCGGTCTCGAGTTGCGCGCCTCGCAGGGGCACAACGATTCGGTCCAGGGCGAGCTTTACGAGCACCTCGCCATCGTCAACGAGCTCGAGGAGCGCTTTCCCGAGGCGGAGACGTTCGCGCGTCGTGCGCTCGGCATCGCGGAAGATCAAGGCGGATTCGTCGGCGAGAACATCCCGACCATGCTCTTCGTGGTCGGGGCGGCACGCCTCGCGCAGGGCGATGCGCGCGACGCACGGGTGCATTGCACGCGGGGTGTCCGTCTCTTGGAAGAGGCCCACCGCCTGCGCCCGGATTGGACCTACGAAGGCGACGTGCTTCGCTGCCTGGGGGAGGCGGAGTTCGCGCTCGGCAACGTGCTCGTCGCGCGCAAGCACCTGGAGCAAAGCCTCACGCTGCCTTTGCGATGGCACGACGATGATCTCCCCCGCGCCCGGTTTGCCTTGGCGCGCGCGCTGGCCGTGCCGCCGAACCCGGATCATCCCCGCGCGAAGCAGCTGGCCACGCAGGCCCGCGACGAACTGCGCACCGCTCTACCGGCGCGACCCTGGCTCCAGCCGGTTGTCGAACGCATCGAACGCTGGTTGGCCGCGCCATGA
- a CDS encoding phosphoribosyltransferase, with the protein MASPRLFRTRQNAGRELGFALRAYEAASPLVLGIPPGGVPVAFEVARALGAPLDVWAASKVRVPLEPELGIGAVAEGDEVFLDLAMVAALRASRLQIDALVAKTRDEVADQRRRLEMGRERPVVRGKTVILVDDGVATGNTAPAALRALKRCGAQKRILALPVAAYDVFQSLRNEADDLVCLEKVANLEAVGLWYHDAFSCSDEDVIGLLQQAHELADGSWRGQPAFDAFDNRLEPGSRR; encoded by the coding sequence ATGGCTTCCCCTCGCCTGTTTCGGACCCGGCAAAATGCAGGACGCGAGCTCGGCTTCGCGTTGCGCGCGTATGAGGCGGCGTCGCCGCTGGTGCTCGGTATACCGCCGGGAGGTGTACCCGTGGCGTTCGAGGTGGCGCGGGCGCTTGGCGCGCCGCTCGACGTGTGGGCGGCATCCAAGGTTCGGGTTCCCTTGGAGCCCGAGCTTGGAATCGGTGCGGTCGCGGAAGGCGATGAGGTCTTTCTCGACCTTGCGATGGTGGCAGCCCTACGGGCGTCGAGGCTGCAAATCGATGCCCTCGTCGCAAAGACGAGGGACGAGGTGGCCGATCAGCGACGTCGGCTCGAGATGGGACGCGAGCGACCTGTCGTGCGGGGGAAAACCGTGATCCTGGTCGATGACGGCGTTGCGACCGGCAACACGGCGCCCGCGGCGCTTCGGGCCCTCAAACGCTGCGGCGCGCAGAAGAGAATCCTTGCCCTGCCGGTGGCGGCGTACGACGTGTTCCAGTCCCTTCGCAACGAAGCCGACGATCTCGTTTGCCTCGAGAAGGTCGCCAACCTCGAGGCCGTTGGTCTCTGGTACCACGATGCATTTTCCTGCTCCGACGAAGACGTCATCGGCTTGCTTCAGCAGGCTCACGAGCTGGCGGATGGCTCATGGCGCGGCCAACCAGCGTTCGATGCGTTCGACAACCGGCTGGAGCCAGGGTCGCGCCGGTAG